In Vibrio lentus, the genomic stretch CGACTAACACTATGGGTTTACGACTCATTGATACCTCGTATAAAAATCAAACAGTTATAACCATAGTGTAGAACGATTTTTAGAGGTTAATCAGAAAAAATAGCAATTGTTTTTTGAAAGTGAAGAGTAGATCTTCGAGTGACATCAAACCAACACTTATCGAAGTATGACCAGTCAATATTACGTCGATTAAGTCATTATAATACAAAGGAAATTATACAGATTACTTTTGAAGCCAGACCTTTTATTAACAAAATACAAACTGGCAAAAACAAAAAGAGCTCCTCACTTGGGTGCTCTTTTCACTTAAGTCATTAGAGAATCAAATCGCCTAGCGAACCAGCACCCTAACGACCAGAATAATACATACAGATTCGAACACCATCGAACTCACGAATCTCAAATGGGATCTCGTAGATCGATTCCATCACTGATTTTTCAACCACTTCCGAAACCTTACCCGACTTAACCACTTGGCCTTTTTTCATCGCAACAATGTTATCTGAATAGCAAGAAGCGAAGTTGATGTCGTGAATTACGATAACGACCGCCTTATTAAACTCATGCGCCAGACGGCGGAGCGTCTGCATGATTTCTACAGAGTGTTTAATATCTAGGTTGTTTAGTGGCTCATCCAAGAACACATAGTCGGTATCTTGTGCCACAACCATTGCAATAAACGCCATCTGACGCTGACCACCACTCAACTCATCAAGGTATTTGTTTTGGATATCGGTAATACCAAGGTGTTCTAACGCTGTATCGACGATCTTATGATCTTCGTCTTTCAAGCGGCCTTGGGAATGCGGAAAACGCCCAAAACAGACCAGCTCACGGATCGTAAATCGCATATTGATGTTGTTTGATTGTCTTAAGACGGCAAGGTGCTTCGCCAGCTCTTTGGTATCCCATTCAGCCAGTAATTTATCGCCAATAACGACCTCGCCCGCATCACTTTCGGTTAAGCGACTCGCCATAGAAAGCAGCGTACTTTTACCCGCACCATTTGGGCCAATGATAGAAGTCACTTCCCCTTTCGGGAACATGGCACTGGCATCATCCACCACAAGTGTCTTGCCATACTTCTTACTCAAACCTGTTAATTTAATCACTACTTACTACCTTTACTGAATTCTGGTGCGTAACAACAAGAACATAAAATACAAACCGCCGACCAAGTTAATGATCACGCTCACAGTGGTTTCAAACGCCATTACTTTTTCGATAAACCATTGGCCTGAAACTAATAGAACGACCGCTAACAAACTGCTCGCGATGATAAGCACGCGATGTTGATAAGATTTGAATATCTGACGCGCTAAGCTCACGGTGATCAAACCAAAGAACAGCACAGGGCCAACCAAAGCCGTCGATACCGCGACCATCACTGACACAATCACCAAGGTAATTTGAGTCAGTCGCTTGGTGTTCACGCCCAAGCTTGTTGCGTTATCGACACCAAGCCAAAGCACATCAAGCTTGGGAGCCAACAACCACAAGCCAAGTAAGCTCAAACCCAATGGAATAAGGCTGAGATAAACCAGTTCACCTTTCACGTTATTGAAGCTTGCGAACATCACATTCTGCAGTACCGCGAACTCGTTCGGATCAATCAACATCGCTAAGAAGTTCGCTAAGCTTGAGAATACGCTGCCGCACACAATACCAATCAACAACAGTGTAAATACGTTGTTTCGCTTACTCTTGAAGTAAAAATGGAACAGCGCAAACGAGAACAAGATCATCACAGTCACAGACAATGAAAAGTTCGCGATTGCATCAATTACCCAAAAGCTAGTACCACCAAACACAAACAGAAGCACTGTCTGCACCAGCATGTACAAACTGTCAAAACCCAAAATTGAAGGGGTTAGAATTCGATTATTGGTGATGGTTTGAAAAACCAATGACGATGCAGAAATCGCCACCGCCGCCAACACAATCGACAGCAGTTTTGGTAGTCGCAGAGACAAGAAGAACTCGTAGTTATCCCACGTAAGTCCCTGCCCCACAAATACTGCCGCCATCCCCAAAGACGCGATAGCCAGAATCGCAATTTTTACTGAATCACGCATTCGACTTGTCTCTCATGATTAGGTAGATAAAAATCAAGCCGCCAAAGACACTGATTACCATCGAGATTGGAATCTCATAAGGGAAGATAATGACTCTCGCTAATAAGTCGCAGGCCAATACCAAGATCACGCCCCAGTAGGCTGTCCAAGGCAGAATTTTCTTCATGTTATCGCCCATCATCAACGACACGATATTCGGCACGATAAGGCCAAGGAATGGGATAACACCAACAATCATCACCACCGAAGAAGCACAGATCGCGACAAGAGCAACACCAATGAAAACGATCTTCTGATAATTGAGACCGATGTTTTTTGCGAAGCTTTCACCAATACTTGCCGCACTGAACTGACTCGCAAAGTAATAAGCCAACACACATGCAGGAACCGCGAGGTAAAGGATTTCATAGCTACCTTGCAATACACTCGCAAAGTTCGCCATCGTCCATGCCGACATGGTTTGTACTAAATCGTATTTGTAAGCAATAAAGGTTGTTAGAGATGAGACAACGTTGCCATACATGATGCCAATTAAAGGCACCAGCACCGCATTCTTGAACTTGAGATGTTGTAAGAAGCGAACCAACAACATGGTGCCTAACACCGCAAACGCAAAGATAAAGCCTAAGTAACTCCATTGAGCGGCATTACCCAGCACCAGAATACCGACGATGTAACCCAACATGGCACAATCAATCGTGCCCATCGTAGAAGGTGCAGCGAACTTGTTCTGAACAATCTGTTGCATGATAAGGCCAGAAACACTTAAACCCGCCCCAGCTAGCACGATCGCGAACAGTCGAGGTATCCGACTAACAACATAAATGGAATTGGCGTGTTGGTTGCCATTGAAGAAGTCACTAAAACTGATTTCAGCGACCCCAATCATCAACGACATAACGCATAACACAACAAGAAATACAGCAGCGGCAATGGGTTTCAACATAGAAATAATACTAAAGGTAGGTCTCTTTGAGTCCGTATGAAAAGTGAAAAAGGGCTTATAAGAACATTCTTATAAGCCCGAAAATCTGATGATTGGTGACTATTGAACCGTGCGTTCAATATCACCCAACATTCTGTGAATCGCTGTCACGCCACCACCCGCTAAATACCAAGCACTTGAATCAAGGTAAACGATGTTGCCTTGCTGCGCTGCAGGTGTCGCCGCAACTAATGGGTTATCAAACAGCTGTTGTGCGCGACCTTCTGACTTACCAATCGCTTTTTCACGGTCGAGAACATAAAGTACTTCAGGTTTTGCATCGGCAATGTATTCGAACGAGATTAGGTTACCGTGTGTCCCTTTAATTGGCGCTACTGTCGCACTCTTTGATTCAACGTATCCGAAGTCATCAAAGATGATTGAGAAGCGGCTACCTTTGTTGAACATCGCAATGTTATTACCGTTGTTCATCAGCATCATCGCAGTGGTTTCGCCAGACGTTACTTTGTCGTTTACCGCTGCAATAGAATCTTGAGTCTCTGCGATGATCGCTTCAACTTCTGCTTGTTTATCAAACAGCTGACCGAGTGCGCGCCAGTTTTGTTGAGCATCAGCCCAGTACTTGTCACCCTCAATAGAGAACATGATGGTTGGAGCAATTTGCGCCAACTTGTCGTAAACCTTAAGCATACGGTTTTCTGCGATGATCACATCAGGCTTCAACATGTAGATAGCTTCAAAATCAGGTTCGCTCAACGAGCCAGTGTTTGCTGTCGTTTCTTTGTATGACGTAAGGTAATCAGGCATTAAGCTGTGAGGCGCGCCTACTGGTTTCACACCAATTTTATCCAGCACATCCAAGCTACCAAAACCCAGAACCACAACTCGTTGTGGCACTTCATCAAACTGTGCAGTGCCCTTTACGTGCTCAATAGTCACGGTTTCCGCTTGAGCGGTCATCATCAAAGACGATGCAAGTACGATGGCAAGTCCGCTCAATAACTGGCGAACTGAATTAATAGTTTTCTTCATGTTTCTTCCTTTGCCATTGAGATAAACCACCACTCATGACAATAAAAGTCACACTACTCATAGATGAGCATGGGGAGTACACAACTGCTAAATAACGATAATTTAAAGTTTGCCATGGAATTGACAACAAACTTGTAACGCAAGTGATAATTATTATCAATTATATTTGCGATAAAATTGAGGCACAACTATTTTGTTATTCAGAAACGTAAAAGTGGGTATTCATGTTTTGCGTAGTCGGGAGAGAATTGAGAGTGACTCAAAAATGACAAAGGCAGCGAAGGGAAAAATGATCACAAGTTAGAGAGGAAAAAAGATGGTAAAAACAAACTAAACCGTAGAGCAGGTAAAAAGCAAACACGACTAATATGTGTATAAGCATTAAGTGTAAACACACACCATAGCCCCTGAAGTCACTAGACTTCAGCCAAAATTTCGAATTACAATTTACAATGTAAAGATGCTATATAACAGCCACTTAAGAATCTACAAATTTGCCGTTAAATTGACATTACTCATTGTAAAGAATACGACTAGATGCAAAATCACAGATGGGTTAAAAACACATGACTCATCACACCCCCTTCGTTCACTCATCCTCAACAGATGATGATAAATCAATCAAAAATATTTTTAAAATTAATTGAAAATAGGGTTGTAATTTAAAAAACTAGGCGTATAGTTCGCCTCCTGGCTCTAATCTATAGAGCTGTTAATGCTAAAGTAAGTCCAAGTTCCACAAAGACAGTTCTCGATTCCTCGTTACACCATCTCTGCGTCAGCTTTCACCTAGATAGTCATTCAATAGCTTTTAAATCAGATCCCACTACCGTTCTATTCATCATTTGCTTTCTTTTTAGCGAATTCAAAATAGATCGACTACTTAAATATAAATGTAATAAACACAAGGCACAGTTATGTCACGCAGAACAACACGACA encodes the following:
- a CDS encoding ABC transporter permease, with product MLKPIAAAVFLVVLCVMSLMIGVAEISFSDFFNGNQHANSIYVVSRIPRLFAIVLAGAGLSVSGLIMQQIVQNKFAAPSTMGTIDCAMLGYIVGILVLGNAAQWSYLGFIFAFAVLGTMLLVRFLQHLKFKNAVLVPLIGIMYGNVVSSLTTFIAYKYDLVQTMSAWTMANFASVLQGSYEILYLAVPACVLAYYFASQFSAASIGESFAKNIGLNYQKIVFIGVALVAICASSVVMIVGVIPFLGLIVPNIVSLMMGDNMKKILPWTAYWGVILVLACDLLARVIIFPYEIPISMVISVFGGLIFIYLIMRDKSNA
- a CDS encoding iron chelate uptake ABC transporter family permease subunit, whose product is MRDSVKIAILAIASLGMAAVFVGQGLTWDNYEFFLSLRLPKLLSIVLAAVAISASSLVFQTITNNRILTPSILGFDSLYMLVQTVLLFVFGGTSFWVIDAIANFSLSVTVMILFSFALFHFYFKSKRNNVFTLLLIGIVCGSVFSSLANFLAMLIDPNEFAVLQNVMFASFNNVKGELVYLSLIPLGLSLLGLWLLAPKLDVLWLGVDNATSLGVNTKRLTQITLVIVSVMVAVSTALVGPVLFFGLITVSLARQIFKSYQHRVLIIASSLLAVVLLVSGQWFIEKVMAFETTVSVIINLVGGLYFMFLLLRTRIQ
- a CDS encoding iron ABC transporter ATP-binding protein; its protein translation is MIKLTGLSKKYGKTLVVDDASAMFPKGEVTSIIGPNGAGKSTLLSMASRLTESDAGEVVIGDKLLAEWDTKELAKHLAVLRQSNNINMRFTIRELVCFGRFPHSQGRLKDEDHKIVDTALEHLGITDIQNKYLDELSGGQRQMAFIAMVVAQDTDYVFLDEPLNNLDIKHSVEIMQTLRRLAHEFNKAVVIVIHDINFASCYSDNIVAMKKGQVVKSGKVSEVVEKSVMESIYEIPFEIREFDGVRICMYYSGR
- a CDS encoding siderophore ABC transporter substrate-binding protein, which encodes MKKTINSVRQLLSGLAIVLASSLMMTAQAETVTIEHVKGTAQFDEVPQRVVVLGFGSLDVLDKIGVKPVGAPHSLMPDYLTSYKETTANTGSLSEPDFEAIYMLKPDVIIAENRMLKVYDKLAQIAPTIMFSIEGDKYWADAQQNWRALGQLFDKQAEVEAIIAETQDSIAAVNDKVTSGETTAMMLMNNGNNIAMFNKGSRFSIIFDDFGYVESKSATVAPIKGTHGNLISFEYIADAKPEVLYVLDREKAIGKSEGRAQQLFDNPLVAATPAAQQGNIVYLDSSAWYLAGGGVTAIHRMLGDIERTVQ